A window of the Streptomyces finlayi genome harbors these coding sequences:
- a CDS encoding helix-turn-helix domain-containing protein, which produces MDKHGQLAAFLKARRGLLRPEDVGLQTYGERRRVPGLRREELAMLAGISAPYYTRLEQGQSRNASREVLDAIATALCLDESERAHLYELARAPKRGKAAPRPRPERVTPAHGALLAALEGTPAIVMGRRSDVLAWNTQGHALFAGHLDRGSPAEPGCRPNMAKLVFLDAHTRDLYTDWPAKAKAVVGNLRLTAGRYPEDPLLAGLVGELIIRSPEFATMWADHRILACDAADYEIHHPAVGNLTVTQQTLQSPRGSGPAVVIATAAQGSPSATALALLAHVGGPSEAALPRKGAESRHS; this is translated from the coding sequence ATGGACAAGCACGGGCAGCTCGCCGCATTCCTCAAGGCACGCCGGGGCCTTCTGCGTCCCGAGGATGTGGGGCTGCAGACCTACGGCGAGCGGCGCCGGGTGCCGGGGCTGCGGAGGGAGGAGCTGGCGATGCTCGCGGGCATCAGCGCGCCGTACTACACCCGGCTCGAGCAGGGCCAGTCACGCAACGCCTCGCGCGAGGTACTCGATGCCATCGCGACCGCCCTATGCCTGGATGAGTCCGAGCGGGCCCATCTGTACGAACTCGCCCGTGCACCGAAGCGGGGCAAAGCCGCACCCCGGCCCCGTCCCGAGCGCGTCACCCCGGCTCACGGCGCGCTGCTCGCCGCACTCGAAGGCACCCCCGCCATCGTCATGGGCCGCCGCAGTGACGTTCTGGCCTGGAACACGCAGGGTCACGCGTTGTTTGCCGGCCATCTCGACCGGGGCAGCCCCGCTGAACCGGGCTGTCGGCCGAACATGGCCAAACTGGTGTTCCTCGACGCTCACACCCGCGACCTCTATACCGATTGGCCCGCCAAGGCCAAGGCCGTGGTCGGCAACCTGCGCCTCACCGCCGGCCGGTACCCGGAGGATCCTCTGCTGGCCGGGCTCGTCGGCGAGCTGATCATCCGCAGCCCGGAGTTTGCCACCATGTGGGCCGATCACCGGATCCTGGCCTGCGATGCCGCCGACTACGAGATACACCACCCCGCGGTCGGGAACCTGACCGTCACCCAGCAGACACTCCAGAGTCCGCGAGGAAGCGGACCGGCCGTGGTGATCGCCACGGCCGCCCAGGGGTCCCCGTCCGCGACGGCCCTGGCTCTCCTCGCCCACGTCGGCGGGCCGAGCGAGGCAGCCCTGCCCCGCAAGGGCGCCGAATCCCGTCACTCCTGA
- a CDS encoding excalibur calcium-binding domain-containing protein, whose protein sequence is MSRVLCSGSAFLLAAAVAVAGLSGCGSEGDETPQGATPTVTRTQTRTETQALTPEPTPSPAPPKATPTPPPPPAPTTPEPPAPTGAASTVEAYFDAINARDYRRAWDLGGKNLGDPSYSSFAAGFADVERDTVHILDVTGGSVTVTIDVLRPDGTQQSYEGTYTVRGGIIVDAAIRLVEAPAPPDESESTYPPGPPAGEPDVDCEDLSGPVWVGPSDPHNLDRDGDGIGCEAN, encoded by the coding sequence ATGAGCCGCGTCCTCTGCTCGGGCTCGGCCTTCCTGCTGGCGGCGGCCGTTGCCGTGGCAGGGCTCAGTGGCTGTGGCTCCGAGGGCGACGAGACGCCGCAGGGGGCCACTCCGACGGTCACTCGGACGCAGACCCGGACCGAGACCCAGGCCCTCACCCCTGAGCCAACGCCCTCCCCGGCACCGCCCAAGGCCACTCCCACCCCGCCTCCGCCCCCAGCCCCGACCACGCCGGAGCCGCCCGCCCCCACCGGCGCAGCCTCCACCGTCGAGGCGTACTTCGATGCCATCAACGCGCGCGACTACCGACGGGCGTGGGACCTCGGGGGCAAGAACCTCGGCGACCCTTCCTACTCGTCCTTCGCAGCGGGGTTCGCCGATGTTGAACGCGACACCGTTCACATTCTTGATGTCACGGGAGGGAGCGTGACTGTCACGATCGATGTACTGCGGCCGGATGGGACCCAGCAGTCGTACGAGGGTACTTACACAGTCAGGGGCGGGATCATCGTTGACGCCGCCATACGCCTCGTCGAGGCTCCGGCGCCGCCGGACGAATCCGAGAGCACCTACCCGCCCGGTCCGCCCGCGGGTGAGCCCGACGTCGACTGCGAGGACCTTTCCGGTCCCGTTTGGGTCGGCCCGTCCGACCCGCACAACCTCGACCGCGATGGTGACGGCATCGGTTGCGAGGCCAACTGA
- a CDS encoding SRPBCC family protein, whose protein sequence is MSTTTFESTAPNRRDPLAGLDLTPFTFTRRCWVDSTPDSVYQLISDVSLIETWSPSASAVSYEPGDGPWVGARFSGRNRRDGREWVTHSEVVQADPGSAFAFVVGGAEQGIVRWNWHLYEQGVGSIVQQSWRLLRTDPLLGNAPADLHALRDHMASSAEATLLSLAEWIARHRTQR, encoded by the coding sequence GTGAGCACTACGACGTTCGAGAGCACCGCCCCCAACCGGCGAGATCCGCTGGCCGGCCTCGATCTGACACCCTTCACCTTCACCAGGCGGTGCTGGGTCGACTCGACGCCGGACTCCGTGTATCAGCTGATCAGCGACGTGTCCCTGATCGAGACGTGGAGCCCTAGCGCCAGCGCCGTGAGCTATGAGCCGGGAGACGGCCCATGGGTCGGCGCACGGTTCAGCGGACGCAACCGCCGTGACGGGCGCGAATGGGTCACCCACTCCGAGGTGGTCCAGGCTGATCCAGGTTCCGCGTTCGCCTTCGTCGTCGGCGGAGCCGAGCAAGGCATCGTTCGCTGGAACTGGCACCTCTACGAGCAGGGCGTTGGCAGCATCGTCCAGCAGTCCTGGCGCCTGTTGCGCACCGACCCGCTCCTGGGCAACGCACCCGCGGACCTCCATGCTTTGCGGGACCACATGGCAAGCAGTGCGGAGGCCACCCTGCTGTCCCTGGCGGAGTGGATCGCGCGACACCGCACTCAGCGGTAG
- a CDS encoding type VII secretion system-associated protein, translating to MSETGAESPAAPRNPVPPEEFVRAARLAPDHWLYLADPAWQGEGPPPAWAVVGQWRSDSEGEIVEWEDNEDYKPSPEAMGWPEPADDVDRAIQLATTGYGRAEDVTAALARAEVAVLLTAQGEPVSASAPDGTAVVPVYTSPRFLRAVGQLGFERLPVADLLARIPPGCSLCVNSSATVSMVLPTEGLADVLGPAPAAERSRSGMEGVA from the coding sequence ATGAGCGAGACCGGAGCCGAAAGCCCCGCCGCCCCCCGAAACCCCGTACCACCCGAGGAGTTCGTCCGGGCCGCCAGGCTGGCACCCGACCACTGGCTCTACCTGGCCGATCCCGCCTGGCAGGGGGAGGGCCCGCCGCCGGCGTGGGCCGTTGTCGGCCAGTGGCGCTCCGACTCCGAGGGCGAGATCGTCGAGTGGGAGGACAACGAGGACTACAAACCGTCGCCCGAGGCGATGGGGTGGCCCGAGCCGGCCGACGACGTGGACCGCGCGATCCAGCTCGCCACCACCGGGTACGGCCGGGCGGAGGACGTCACCGCAGCCCTGGCTCGGGCCGAGGTCGCGGTTCTGCTCACGGCGCAGGGTGAGCCGGTGAGCGCGTCGGCGCCCGACGGAACGGCGGTGGTGCCTGTCTACACTTCCCCCCGCTTTCTCCGGGCCGTCGGACAGCTGGGGTTCGAACGGCTGCCGGTCGCGGACCTGCTCGCCCGGATTCCTCCGGGCTGCAGCCTGTGCGTCAACAGTTCGGCCACGGTCAGCATGGTGCTGCCCACGGAGGGACTCGCCGATGTGCTCGGTCCTGCCCCGGCAGCTGAACGGTCCCGGTCCGGCATGGAGGGTGTCGCGTGA